A DNA window from Chrysiogenia bacterium contains the following coding sequences:
- a CDS encoding ABC transporter permease, whose product MIKLSNVSKQYRMGSHVVHALREVSFEIERGDFVAIMGASGSGKSTLMHLLGLLDVPDLGSYVIEGREIANMNDEDLSALRGRVFGFVFQQFNLIPRLSAVENVALPMIYTAAHRDLSRAAELLDHVGLGDRLDHHPNELSGGQQQRVAIARSLINRPLVLLADEPTGNLDSASEREILDTLRRLNEQGITVIIVTHEEEVGAQTKRLIRMKDGEIVSDERLEPLPAIPAEPEKPVVGEVAGHSLLGGVFAYLSQGLSMLMANKVRSGLSVLGILIGVAAVVATLALGRGARQSIEQQMSALGSNLLVLRSGAVRVAGVTQQAGTVSRLTVEDSVAIGESVPHVLGVCPSINDRVQATYEGRNWNTRVIGATPSYEWMRNARPTIGRFFTEEENRLRARVAVVGVALVRELFGGRNPVGKYFKINKVNFQIIGVLPEKGFATWWDQDDVAIVPILTTMDRVTGKDYVESIEIQIDHASNIGWVQGAVEELMYSRHRVPASQREGAFRIQNLGDVQSAMEESNRTMSLLLAAIAAVSLLVGGIGIMNIMLVSVAERTREIGLRKAVGARGGDIMVQFLAESVVVSVAGGLCGIALGWAVSEGFSRFAGWV is encoded by the coding sequence GTGATCAAGCTCAGCAACGTCTCCAAACAATATCGCATGGGTAGCCATGTGGTACACGCATTGCGTGAGGTATCTTTCGAAATCGAACGCGGGGATTTCGTGGCAATCATGGGCGCGTCGGGCTCGGGAAAGTCGACGCTCATGCACCTGCTGGGTCTGCTCGATGTACCCGATTTGGGCTCTTACGTAATTGAGGGCCGCGAGATCGCCAACATGAACGATGAGGATCTTTCAGCCCTGCGGGGCAGGGTCTTCGGCTTCGTGTTTCAACAGTTCAATCTTATTCCCCGTCTTTCGGCCGTGGAGAACGTAGCGCTTCCGATGATCTACACGGCTGCGCACCGGGATCTCAGCCGTGCCGCCGAATTGCTCGACCATGTGGGACTTGGCGACCGACTCGATCACCATCCCAACGAACTCTCTGGCGGCCAGCAGCAGCGCGTGGCCATTGCGCGCTCGCTCATCAACCGCCCTCTTGTGCTGCTTGCGGATGAACCGACCGGGAACCTGGACTCGGCCAGTGAACGCGAAATTCTTGATACGCTCCGCCGCCTCAATGAGCAGGGGATCACCGTAATCATTGTGACCCATGAAGAAGAGGTGGGTGCGCAGACCAAGCGTCTGATTCGCATGAAGGACGGAGAAATCGTCTCCGACGAGCGCCTGGAACCCCTGCCGGCAATCCCTGCCGAGCCGGAAAAGCCTGTGGTAGGTGAGGTTGCCGGCCACTCGCTTCTGGGCGGCGTGTTTGCCTACCTGTCCCAGGGGCTCTCGATGCTCATGGCCAACAAGGTGCGCAGCGGCCTGTCTGTCCTTGGTATTTTGATCGGAGTGGCGGCGGTGGTCGCAACGCTGGCGCTGGGACGGGGCGCACGCCAGTCCATCGAGCAGCAGATGTCGGCGCTGGGTTCGAACCTGCTGGTGCTGCGCTCTGGCGCGGTGCGTGTCGCCGGAGTCACCCAGCAGGCGGGTACAGTCTCGCGCCTGACAGTGGAGGATTCAGTGGCCATTGGCGAGAGCGTTCCCCATGTGCTTGGGGTGTGCCCTTCCATCAACGACCGTGTTCAGGCCACCTACGAGGGGCGTAACTGGAACACGCGGGTGATCGGGGCAACACCGTCCTATGAATGGATGCGCAACGCCAGGCCAACGATTGGGCGCTTCTTTACCGAGGAGGAAAATCGGTTGCGTGCCCGTGTGGCGGTAGTTGGCGTTGCGCTCGTGCGCGAGCTCTTCGGTGGCCGCAATCCGGTGGGCAAGTATTTCAAGATCAACAAGGTGAACTTCCAGATCATCGGCGTGTTGCCTGAGAAGGGCTTTGCCACCTGGTGGGATCAGGACGATGTGGCAATCGTGCCCATCCTCACGACGATGGATCGGGTCACGGGCAAGGACTATGTCGAGTCGATTGAAATACAGATCGATCATGCATCGAACATCGGCTGGGTGCAGGGAGCGGTGGAGGAACTGATGTATTCGCGCCACCGCGTACCGGCCTCCCAGCGCGAGGGAGCCTTTCGCATCCAGAATCTCGGAGACGTGCAGTCGGCCATGGAGGAGAGTAACCGGACCATGTCTCTTCTGCTGGCGGCAATTGCCGCAGTCTCCCTGCTGGTGGGCGGGATCGGCATCATGAACATCATGCTCGTCTCCGTGGCGGAGCGAACCAGGGAAATCGGCCTGCGAAAGGCCGTTGGGGCGCGCGGGGGCGATATTATGGTGCAGTTCCTGGCAGAATCGGTGGTCGTCAGCGTTGCCGGGGGGCTGTGCGGAATTGCCCTGGGTTGGGCCGTATCCGAGGGATTTTCCCGCTTTGCAGGCTGGGT
- a CDS encoding efflux RND transporter periplasmic adaptor subunit: MIMVLVVALVGAAAVYKWQEAQTPPQQYREVRVERGDISFTILSTGTVGPERQLDIKAPIAGRAEEILAEEGQSVKKGDLLAWVSSSERAALLDAAQAKGAAERNKWKEFYRPTPVMAPVSGTIIQRNVETGQTFTTADAIFVLSDRLVVKAQVDEVDIAHVKLGQRARITLDAYGDQPFDGKVSKVAFDAALVNNVTTYIVEVLPDKVPPFMRSGMTANVRFTILEKKDVLLVSSDAISYSGETRSVLLKPARPEAKPEQQVVELGISDGKQTEVLSGLRGGELLLIPDVDFSKSGAAGGSPFAPSRRR, encoded by the coding sequence ATGATCATGGTACTGGTCGTAGCGTTGGTCGGTGCGGCGGCCGTCTACAAGTGGCAAGAGGCCCAAACCCCTCCGCAGCAGTACCGCGAGGTGAGAGTCGAACGCGGCGATATTTCCTTTACGATCCTGAGCACAGGCACGGTGGGGCCGGAGAGACAGCTCGATATCAAGGCGCCCATTGCCGGGCGTGCAGAAGAGATCCTGGCCGAAGAGGGCCAGAGTGTGAAGAAGGGCGATCTTCTGGCATGGGTGAGTTCAAGCGAACGGGCCGCATTGCTCGATGCCGCGCAGGCCAAGGGTGCGGCCGAGCGCAATAAGTGGAAGGAATTCTACCGTCCGACGCCGGTAATGGCCCCGGTTTCAGGAACAATCATCCAGCGCAATGTGGAGACGGGCCAGACTTTTACGACTGCAGACGCGATCTTCGTCCTTTCGGATCGGCTGGTAGTTAAGGCTCAGGTGGATGAAGTCGATATCGCGCACGTAAAACTTGGCCAACGGGCACGAATTACCCTGGATGCCTACGGCGACCAGCCATTTGACGGGAAAGTGAGCAAGGTTGCCTTCGACGCCGCGCTCGTCAACAACGTCACGACTTACATCGTCGAAGTGCTACCCGACAAGGTGCCCCCCTTCATGCGCAGCGGCATGACGGCAAATGTCCGATTTACCATCCTTGAAAAGAAGGATGTGTTGCTCGTGTCGAGCGATGCGATCAGCTACTCCGGTGAGACGCGCTCGGTGCTGCTCAAACCGGCGCGCCCGGAAGCCAAACCCGAACAACAGGTGGTGGAACTTGGCATCAGCGACGGAAAACAAACGGAGGTGCTCTCGGGCCTCCGGGGAGGGGAATTGCTGCTGATCCCCGATGTCGACTTCAGCAAGTCGGGCGCCGCAGGTGGCAGCCCGTTTGCGCCGAGCCGCAGGCGTTAA